From a single Nicotiana tomentosiformis chromosome 2, ASM39032v3, whole genome shotgun sequence genomic region:
- the LOC138904600 gene encoding uncharacterized protein, with the protein MTPNELNYSPIEKLCFALLLSIQKLKHYFKAHVVHLVSKANPIKFMMSKPVLGDRLARWYLQFQQFEILYIPQKAVKRQALGDFLADHLVPDDWELTINLPDEDAMLVVNQLLGSYEVKKPELRPYHDYAKILMGWLGDVTIQHVPMKENKKADALAAIASSLTVLDQTQVTVCQKMGSTAAK; encoded by the exons ATGACACCAAAcgagctgaattattcgccaattgaaaagttgTGTTTCGCGCTACTCTTatcaattcaaaagttgaagcactactttaaAGCTCATGTTGTTCATCTTGTTTCTaaagcaaatcccatcaagttcatgatgtcaaaacctgttcttggtgatcgactagcgagatggtatctccaatttcaacaatttgagattttgtacatccctcaaaaggctgTAAAAAGACAAGCATTAGGagacttcttggcagatcaccttgtacctgatgattgggagctaactATTAATCTGCCCGATGAGGATgcaatg ttAGTGGTCAATCAGCTTCTCGGTAGTTACGAGGTCAAAAAGCCTgaactacgcccatatcatgattacGCTAAAATATTAATGGGGTGGCTCGGTGATGTGACTATTCAGCATGTGccaatgaaagaaaataagaaggctgATGCTTTAGCTGCCATAGCTTCATCGTTAACCGTGCTTGATCAAACACAAGTTACTGTCTGCCaaaaaatgggtagtaccgccgccaaatga